The following coding sequences lie in one Enterococcus sp. 9E7_DIV0242 genomic window:
- a CDS encoding aldo/keto reductase, translating to MKKIQFGTSDLNAASVILGCMRMNNAEDPQRVLETAFDQGIDFYDHADIYGGGECETIFGKALRDSSISRDDIILQTKCGIRKGMFDFSKEHIVTSVEESLKRLGVDYVDALLLHRPDTLVEPEEVAAAFDQLEQQGKVKYFGVSNQKPMQIELLKTAVKQPLVANQLQFGIKHTEMVDQGIHVNMTDTGSFDHDGSVLDYSRLKKMTIQAWSPYQYGFFEGVFLGNEKFPELNKKMEEVAEKYNTTPTGLATAWILRHPANMQVIAGTMNLGRIEEIAKASEIVLSREDWYAIYLAAGNILP from the coding sequence ATGAAAAAAATTCAGTTTGGTACAAGCGATTTGAATGCAGCTTCAGTTATTTTGGGATGTATGCGAATGAATAATGCGGAAGATCCTCAACGTGTGTTGGAGACAGCTTTTGATCAGGGGATTGATTTTTATGATCACGCAGATATATATGGCGGCGGCGAATGCGAAACGATTTTCGGTAAAGCATTGAGAGATAGCAGTATTTCCAGAGATGATATTATTCTTCAAACAAAATGTGGTATTCGTAAAGGGATGTTTGACTTTTCAAAGGAACATATTGTTACTTCTGTAGAAGAAAGTTTGAAGCGATTAGGTGTTGACTATGTTGATGCGTTACTTCTCCATCGCCCAGATACATTAGTAGAGCCGGAAGAGGTTGCGGCCGCTTTCGATCAGTTGGAGCAACAAGGAAAAGTGAAATATTTTGGTGTAAGTAACCAGAAACCAATGCAAATCGAATTATTGAAAACTGCAGTGAAGCAACCATTGGTAGCTAACCAATTGCAGTTTGGTATCAAGCATACAGAGATGGTAGATCAAGGGATTCATGTCAATATGACCGACACAGGAAGTTTCGACCATGACGGGAGCGTTCTCGACTATTCTCGTTTAAAGAAAATGACCATCCAAGCATGGTCACCATACCAATATGGCTTCTTTGAAGGTGTGTTCCTTGGCAATGAAAAATTCCCGGAACTGAATAAAAAAATGGAAGAAGTCGCTGAAAAATATAACACAACGCCGACAGGGCTTGCTACGGCTTGGATTTTACGACATCCTGCAAACATGCAGGTCATTGCTGGAACGATGAATCTTGGTCGGATTGAAGAGATCGCCAAGGCATCAGAAATCGTATTAAGTCGTGAAGACTGGTATGCGATTTACCTTGCGGCAGGCAATATCTTACCTTAA
- a CDS encoding helix-turn-helix domain-containing protein, producing MDITEILDFETRKMLEIVTFLRQQSRRVSLKKLADRLSVHVKTLTKYVGKLRHLVSDYHLSRQLVLSVQGRDSLTLEMENPWYLEKLRICLIQRSPAITMLNRIIRNNFTIKEFSAQLKESIPQVKKRVTRIRRWLQPLQLTLRRNTFELTGEEVQIREFIHQFYQITSYPLDESEYSSFSEEAEFVYRKIVLFFHMRLNFLQEQQLFSIISIQLDRINRRKSVVFNESHRSYCLNSSLFASLLSQLKQRTGMALSTEEYMYLFLMVQAKFSDNFNQRIKEKFIHENYINKTTAYIQTSYGAELLKSSFKECDFLFDKDVYTSLLSFHLYYDLISTMLYEDISLIEQSFSTYPVLFHKLSDGFQKVKKENLHFQRITKLQFLFRYFFIFSEMLSPVSIEPQKNIYLVLNWKQEQKKQLTKTIASHFKNRKNIRFVEGKIYSEYKNADVILTNLIHPFFIEQDVHCPVLTIPEIPEEVLLKQLEQILSGI from the coding sequence ATGGACATAACAGAAATATTAGATTTTGAAACAAGAAAAATGTTGGAAATAGTGACGTTTCTTCGTCAACAATCAAGAAGGGTATCACTTAAGAAGCTTGCTGATAGATTATCAGTACACGTAAAAACACTTACAAAATATGTAGGGAAATTACGACACCTAGTTAGTGACTATCATTTGAGTAGACAGTTGGTTTTATCTGTTCAGGGACGGGATAGTCTAACCTTGGAGATGGAGAATCCGTGGTATTTGGAGAAACTTCGTATTTGCTTGATTCAAAGATCTCCAGCAATAACAATGCTTAATAGAATCATTCGCAACAATTTTACAATCAAAGAGTTTTCAGCTCAATTGAAAGAGAGTATTCCACAGGTAAAAAAGAGAGTGACAAGGATTAGGCGATGGCTTCAGCCCTTACAGCTGACATTGCGGCGGAATACATTTGAGTTAACAGGTGAAGAGGTGCAAATAAGAGAATTTATACATCAATTTTACCAAATCACTTCGTATCCTCTTGATGAAAGTGAGTACTCTTCTTTTTCTGAAGAAGCAGAGTTCGTTTATCGAAAGATTGTTTTGTTTTTTCATATGAGGTTAAACTTTTTGCAGGAACAACAGTTGTTTTCGATTATTTCTATTCAACTTGATCGAATCAACAGGAGGAAATCTGTGGTATTCAATGAATCACACAGAAGCTATTGTTTAAATAGTTCGCTTTTTGCTTCTTTATTGTCTCAGTTAAAACAAAGAACAGGAATGGCTCTTTCCACTGAAGAATATATGTACTTATTTCTGATGGTCCAAGCAAAGTTTTCTGACAATTTCAATCAAAGGATAAAAGAAAAATTTATCCATGAAAATTATATAAACAAAACAACCGCCTACATCCAAACCTCTTATGGGGCAGAATTACTAAAGAGTAGTTTTAAAGAATGTGATTTTCTTTTTGATAAGGACGTGTACACATCCTTATTAAGCTTCCATTTATATTATGACCTGATAAGCACTATGCTATATGAGGATATCTCGCTAATAGAGCAATCCTTCAGCACTTACCCAGTCTTGTTTCATAAGTTGAGTGATGGCTTTCAAAAGGTCAAAAAAGAAAATTTGCATTTTCAACGAATAACGAAATTACAGTTTCTTTTCCGGTATTTTTTTATTTTTTCCGAAATGCTTTCGCCAGTGTCAATCGAACCACAAAAAAATATTTATCTCGTATTGAATTGGAAACAGGAGCAGAAAAAACAGTTAACAAAGACGATAGCATCGCATTTCAAAAATAGAAAAAACATCCGTTTCGTTGAAGGGAAAATCTATAGTGAATATAAAAATGCAGATGTGATTTTAACTAACTTAATCCATCCGTTTTTTATAGAACAAGACGTGCACTGCCCTGTGCTGACGATTCCGGAAATACCTGAGGAGGTTCTTTTGAAGCAATTAGAGCAGATTTTATCAGGGATATAA
- a CDS encoding ISL3 family transposase, protein MDKNTRLLLGLTDKHLSFGEDWLEYSHSKGVKAQVIKATLTYIPTHCRNCGIKNQGQIIKNGYHRTYTQLPVFNGRLTLLELKRSRFRCHECHATFHAQTELVEEHHHLSKQLCLQIMLDLKKNVSRKEIAQKHFVSDVTVLRLMEELATSYSPNWRFLPKILCIDEFKSMKSCEGAMSFICVNGETNKILEVLEDRRLTHLTRHFMRYTKEARENVKYLVMDMNASYDQLLKSVFPNAQLVTDRFHIVQQMNRALNQLRIKTMNAFRHSSPLEQKQYRRLKRYWKLLLKDSSELDSQHRPYHSLLKRPLTQTDIVDELLSYDSTLRIAYDTVQFLKYAFTHRDAKRFFEELDTLDPRLPFWFKKKLRFFKKHRQGITNAFSFSFSNGITEGLNNKIKVIKRVAYGYRNFYHFRSRIYIVQGLVFSQD, encoded by the coding sequence ATGGATAAGAATACCAGATTATTGCTTGGACTAACAGATAAACATCTCTCCTTTGGAGAGGATTGGCTTGAATACAGTCATTCAAAAGGTGTTAAGGCTCAGGTCATCAAAGCAACACTTACGTATATACCTACACATTGTAGAAACTGTGGCATTAAAAATCAAGGACAGATCATCAAAAACGGTTACCATCGGACATATACTCAATTACCTGTTTTTAATGGTCGCTTGACATTATTGGAGCTGAAACGTTCACGCTTTCGTTGTCATGAGTGTCACGCTACTTTTCATGCTCAAACAGAGTTAGTTGAAGAGCATCATCATTTATCGAAGCAGCTCTGTCTCCAAATCATGCTTGATTTAAAGAAAAATGTTTCTAGGAAAGAGATTGCCCAAAAACATTTCGTTTCAGACGTGACGGTTCTTCGCTTAATGGAAGAGCTAGCTACTTCTTATTCTCCAAACTGGCGATTTCTTCCAAAAATTTTATGTATTGATGAATTCAAATCAATGAAATCTTGTGAAGGAGCCATGAGTTTTATTTGTGTTAATGGAGAAACCAACAAGATTCTTGAAGTCCTTGAAGACCGACGGTTAACACACTTAACCCGACACTTTATGCGTTACACAAAAGAAGCTCGAGAAAACGTAAAGTACCTGGTCATGGACATGAATGCGAGCTATGATCAATTACTCAAGTCTGTGTTTCCAAATGCCCAACTCGTCACTGACCGATTCCACATTGTCCAACAGATGAATCGAGCGTTAAATCAACTGCGGATAAAGACAATGAATGCCTTTCGGCATTCCTCACCGCTAGAACAGAAGCAATATCGTCGACTCAAACGGTATTGGAAGTTACTCTTAAAAGATTCCTCTGAGCTTGATAGTCAACATCGTCCCTATCATTCACTGCTCAAACGTCCATTAACTCAAACAGATATTGTCGATGAATTACTCAGCTATGATTCAACCTTGCGCATTGCTTACGATACTGTTCAGTTTCTCAAATATGCCTTTACTCATCGAGACGCCAAGCGTTTCTTTGAAGAACTTGATACACTAGATCCCCGACTGCCTTTCTGGTTCAAAAAGAAATTGAGATTCTTCAAGAAGCACAGACAAGGAATTACCAATGCGTTCAGTTTTTCTTTTTCTAATGGCATTACAGAAGGGTTGAACAACAAGATTAAGGTAATCAAACGAGTGGCTTATGGCTACCGCAATTTCTATCATTTTCGTTCACGTATTTACATTGTTCAAGGTCTTGTTTTTTCTCAAGATTAA
- a CDS encoding heavy metal translocating P-type ATPase — MKKEDMHMEHEKMEMEHGEMNHSMKEHEHPMHDHSGGHGMTGMDHSMHMGNFKQKFWLSLILATPIIFLSPMMGVDLPFQFTFPGSDWLVLVLATVLFFYGGKPFLSGAKMELEQRAPAMMTLISMGITVAYLYSLYAFAMNHLYPHNHIMDFFWELATLIVIMLLGHWLEMNAISNAGDALDKMAALLPDTVKRLSANGEEEVSINEVQEKDHLIIRSGDKIPADGKIISGATSVDESMVTGESKMVMKHKGDTIIGGAINGSGTIEIEVTGVGESGYLSKVMQLVQQAQSDKSKLESLSDKVARWLFYIALAVGIGAFLLWLLLTGDLSMAFERMVTVFIIACPHALGLAIPLVIARSTSIGARHGLLIKNRNAMEQTENLRYILLDKTGTLTEGKFTVTGLDVFDSAYNEDEVLKYIGALEANANHPLALGIMNYIEAKQIEPYKVEELQSLSGIGLIGQINNKQVKIVNEKEVNRLNLDVEATRKESYLQQGNTLSYLIIDNQLVALIALGDKIKPQAKAFITELKKQEIIPVMLTGDNQTAAASVADYLGITEFYSELLPENKEEKVKKYLAKNEKVMMVGDGINDAPSLARATIGVAIGAGTDVAIESADIVLADSDPIDILRFLDLAKQTRKKMIQNLWWGAGYNILAIPLAAGILAPIGFILNPAIGAVLMSLSTIIVASNAMTLRIKGE, encoded by the coding sequence ATGAAAAAAGAGGATATGCATATGGAGCATGAGAAAATGGAGATGGAACATGGGGAGATGAACCATTCCATGAAAGAACACGAACATCCAATGCATGACCACTCAGGTGGGCATGGTATGACTGGTATGGATCACTCCATGCATATGGGGAATTTTAAACAAAAATTTTGGCTTTCACTGATTCTAGCTACGCCTATCATTTTTCTATCACCTATGATGGGTGTTGATTTACCGTTTCAGTTTACGTTTCCAGGTTCAGATTGGCTTGTGCTTGTTTTGGCAACCGTTTTATTTTTCTATGGAGGAAAGCCATTTTTATCAGGTGCAAAAATGGAATTAGAGCAACGAGCGCCTGCAATGATGACGTTGATTTCTATGGGGATAACAGTCGCTTACTTATATAGTCTATATGCTTTTGCCATGAATCATTTATATCCACATAATCATATTATGGATTTTTTCTGGGAATTGGCAACATTGATCGTTATTATGCTTCTAGGGCATTGGTTAGAAATGAACGCGATATCAAATGCTGGTGATGCCCTTGATAAAATGGCTGCTCTTCTACCGGATACGGTGAAACGATTGTCTGCAAATGGTGAAGAGGAGGTTTCTATCAACGAAGTGCAAGAAAAAGACCATTTGATTATTCGTTCAGGAGATAAAATTCCTGCTGATGGAAAAATCATTTCCGGCGCTACTTCCGTAGATGAGTCTATGGTAACAGGTGAATCGAAAATGGTTATGAAGCACAAAGGAGATACCATCATTGGTGGAGCTATCAACGGTAGTGGAACGATTGAAATCGAAGTGACAGGAGTGGGTGAATCAGGCTACTTATCAAAAGTCATGCAGTTGGTACAACAGGCTCAGTCAGATAAATCAAAGCTTGAGTCACTTTCTGATAAGGTTGCACGCTGGCTTTTCTACATTGCGCTAGCGGTGGGGATCGGGGCATTCCTTCTTTGGCTCTTGTTGACTGGCGATCTAAGTATGGCATTTGAACGGATGGTCACAGTTTTTATCATTGCTTGTCCTCATGCGTTAGGATTGGCAATTCCATTGGTTATCGCACGTTCCACATCCATTGGAGCCAGACATGGTCTTTTGATAAAAAATCGAAATGCAATGGAACAGACAGAGAATCTTCGCTATATATTACTAGATAAAACAGGTACATTAACAGAAGGAAAATTCACTGTGACAGGACTTGATGTTTTTGACAGTGCTTATAATGAAGATGAAGTACTCAAATATATTGGAGCTTTGGAGGCAAATGCCAATCACCCATTAGCGCTAGGGATTATGAACTATATCGAAGCAAAGCAAATTGAACCATACAAGGTGGAGGAACTACAAAGTCTTTCAGGAATAGGTTTAATTGGTCAAATCAATAATAAACAAGTGAAAATTGTTAATGAAAAAGAAGTTAATCGTTTAAACTTAGATGTAGAAGCTACAAGAAAAGAAAGCTATTTGCAGCAGGGAAATACACTAAGTTACTTAATTATTGATAATCAGCTTGTAGCTTTAATCGCTCTGGGCGATAAGATAAAACCTCAGGCTAAGGCATTTATCACTGAACTTAAAAAGCAAGAAATTATTCCTGTCATGCTTACCGGAGACAATCAAACAGCAGCTGCATCTGTGGCCGATTATTTAGGAATTACCGAGTTCTACAGCGAGTTGTTGCCGGAAAATAAGGAAGAAAAAGTTAAAAAGTATTTAGCAAAAAACGAAAAAGTAATGATGGTGGGGGATGGAATCAATGATGCACCGAGTCTTGCAAGAGCAACGATAGGTGTAGCGATAGGTGCAGGTACGGATGTAGCAATTGAGTCAGCTGATATTGTTCTTGCTGATAGTGATCCTATAGACATCTTAAGATTTTTGGATCTTGCAAAGCAAACGAGAAAAAAGATGATTCAAAATTTATGGTGGGGAGCAGGGTATAATATATTGGCTATTCCTTTAGCAGCAGGAATATTAGCGCCGATTGGCTTTATCTTGAATCCGGCAATTGGTGCTGTGTTGATGTCCCTAAGCACAATTATTGTTGCATCTAATGCCATGACATTGAGAATCAAGGGAGAATAG
- a CDS encoding helix-turn-helix domain-containing protein, whose translation MSVNLIEVGNRIKHIRKKHNYSMAAFAKLVGNSSASTVNNWEKGNNLPKADRLEKIALLGNTSSDWIKYGDFNAYIQTLLNNSATITQLSDKELDQLSRHLQKKDISYEDDVQILIEAKNEFPKLFAHRYEEAVQESTALIAEEEPLYLVEKENDYRDHLLPLIDELASKSTYFSLLTKTAHLLINEDVETISFLEGK comes from the coding sequence GTGTCTGTTAATCTGATTGAAGTCGGAAATCGCATAAAACATATTCGAAAAAAACACAATTATTCAATGGCCGCTTTCGCTAAATTAGTAGGAAATTCCAGTGCTAGTACTGTGAACAACTGGGAAAAGGGGAACAATCTGCCAAAAGCGGATCGTTTGGAAAAAATTGCTCTTTTAGGCAATACTAGTTCAGATTGGATCAAGTATGGCGACTTTAATGCGTACATTCAAACACTTCTGAATAACTCTGCAACAATCACCCAACTTTCTGATAAAGAACTGGACCAATTGAGTAGGCATCTCCAAAAAAAAGATATCTCTTATGAAGATGATGTCCAAATACTAATAGAAGCCAAAAATGAATTTCCGAAACTGTTTGCTCATCGCTATGAGGAAGCGGTTCAGGAATCAACTGCATTGATTGCCGAAGAAGAACCACTTTATCTTGTTGAAAAAGAAAACGATTATCGGGATCATCTACTTCCCCTTATTGATGAACTGGCTAGCAAATCAACCTACTTTAGCTTATTAACTAAGACTGCTCATCTTCTTATCAACGAGGATGTAGAAACGATTTCATTTCTTGAGGGAAAATAG
- a CDS encoding murein hydrolase activator EnvC family protein, with protein sequence MKKKLILTLSFVLLLGSAPISAFAETIDEKIEAQNQKINDIISTQEDAKAYKNELEAEISALEEEYNTVLNEKQGVEQKINDLNTEITDLEKKIEKRNDQLNAQARATQTGQDTSILSVMLNATSISDAISKVLAVNTIVSANNDIIKAQQTDKEELNTLKDSLVQQAKVLEEKTTALAEQEEQLAQAKLDQEVKLNELAASLSKETAEKEQFEQQKAEAERKRQEELKAIEERKQKMAEAQALAEKEEKERLALEAAKTAAAEKEAAEATQAPVETADVETDSTEDVVSVPETSITTPEAPVDTSSGWGLPVSSVIVTSGFGYREDPTGISGTFHEGIDFGGSSSTVIMAVKSGTIADAGYDGMSGNYVIIDHGDGYYSLYAHLSSATVSTGQAVSKGQQVGFMGTTGNSTGVHLHFGISTGLWSGYVNPAPLLGI encoded by the coding sequence TTGAAGAAAAAATTAATTTTGACTCTTTCATTTGTTTTGCTACTTGGTAGTGCACCAATTTCTGCCTTTGCTGAAACAATTGACGAAAAAATCGAAGCACAGAATCAAAAAATCAATGACATCATCAGCACCCAAGAAGATGCTAAAGCATACAAAAATGAATTAGAAGCTGAGATCAGTGCTTTGGAAGAAGAGTACAACACTGTATTGAATGAGAAGCAAGGTGTTGAACAAAAAATCAATGATTTAAACACAGAAATCACTGACCTCGAAAAGAAAATAGAGAAGCGAAATGATCAATTAAATGCACAAGCTCGTGCAACACAGACAGGACAAGATACGTCTATTCTTTCTGTCATGCTGAATGCTACGTCTATTTCTGACGCGATTTCAAAAGTTTTAGCTGTTAATACGATCGTCAGTGCCAATAATGACATTATCAAAGCTCAACAGACAGACAAAGAAGAATTGAATACATTAAAAGACTCTTTAGTGCAACAAGCAAAAGTTTTAGAAGAAAAAACAACTGCTTTAGCTGAGCAAGAGGAACAATTAGCTCAGGCAAAACTTGATCAAGAGGTTAAATTGAACGAGTTGGCAGCTAGTCTTTCAAAAGAAACTGCCGAGAAAGAACAGTTTGAACAGCAAAAAGCGGAAGCTGAACGAAAAAGACAAGAAGAGCTGAAAGCTATTGAAGAAAGAAAACAAAAAATGGCTGAAGCACAAGCTTTAGCTGAAAAAGAAGAAAAAGAACGTTTGGCTCTGGAAGCGGCTAAAACAGCTGCAGCCGAAAAAGAAGCAGCCGAAGCAACCCAAGCACCTGTAGAAACTGCAGATGTAGAAACTGATAGTACAGAGGATGTTGTTTCAGTTCCTGAAACCTCAATCACTACCCCTGAAGCACCTGTGGACACAAGCAGTGGTTGGGGATTACCTGTCAGTAGCGTTATTGTGACAAGTGGTTTTGGTTACCGTGAAGATCCTACAGGTATTTCCGGAACTTTCCACGAAGGAATCGATTTTGGCGGAAGCTCCTCAACAGTAATTATGGCTGTTAAATCTGGGACAATTGCAGATGCGGGTTACGATGGGATGTCTGGAAATTATGTCATCATTGACCATGGAGATGGCTATTACTCTCTTTATGCCCATCTAAGTAGTGCAACTGTTAGCACTGGACAGGCTGTTTCAAAAGGCCAACAGGTCGGCTTTATGGGAACAACTGGAAATTCAACAGGCGTCCATCTTCACTTCGGAATTTCTACCGGACTTTGGTCAGGATATGTAAATCCAGCGCCCCTATTAGGAATATAA
- a CDS encoding GNAT family N-acetyltransferase yields MFFLDPAFHKKGYSVEILPFLVKNHSTCSVDVNKQNISATQFYRKNGFEVVREMQIDGLGSPLSDATYKAIVVIHSKKTEMILYNHLGFLMVGT; encoded by the coding sequence ATGTTCTTTCTTGATCCTGCTTTTCATAAAAAAGGATACAGTGTAGAAATCCTTCCTTTTCTTGTTAAGAATCACTCCACCTGTTCCGTTGATGTCAATAAACAGAACATTTCTGCTACTCAATTTTATAGAAAAAATGGGTTTGAAGTTGTTCGGGAAATGCAGATTGACGGACTAGGTTCCCCCTTATCCGATGCTACATATAAGGCGATCGTAGTAATCCATAGCAAAAAAACCGAGATGATTCTGTATAATCATCTCGGTTTCCTCATGGTCGGTACATAA
- a CDS encoding cold-shock protein: MNTGTVKWFNADKGFGFITGEDGTDVFAHFSAIQGDGFKSLDEGQKVTYDLEDGQRGPQAVNIVKN, from the coding sequence ATGAATACAGGAACAGTGAAATGGTTTAATGCAGATAAAGGGTTTGGCTTTATTACTGGAGAAGACGGTACAGACGTTTTTGCTCATTTTTCAGCTATTCAAGGAGATGGATTCAAATCTCTTGATGAAGGTCAAAAAGTTACTTATGACTTAGAAGATGGACAAAGAGGTCCTCAAGCAGTTAATATTGTCAAAAACTAG
- a CDS encoding DUF4950 domain-containing protein, which translates to MKKIWSLFIFKLGRDRKFRNDTILLSLSIIILLLFAGSMVIFNPQKQQAEKLEGQPNSSKNRSESSTSSSNSQQTTVSSAVETSSSSEESQPSIEEFSGGWGISQIENIFFINADMSISTIALDGTVATIPMENLSLYYTEDGRSALSYVENDVQKEWIKTAEGTLTSRDQIFQSLGDLTIEQYLNGN; encoded by the coding sequence ATGAAAAAAATTTGGTCATTATTCATTTTCAAACTTGGAAGAGATAGAAAATTTCGAAATGATACAATTTTACTGTCATTATCGATCATTATACTGTTACTATTTGCCGGATCAATGGTTATTTTCAATCCCCAGAAACAACAAGCAGAGAAGCTAGAAGGACAGCCGAATTCGTCTAAAAATAGGAGTGAGTCTAGCACCTCTTCCAGCAATTCTCAGCAAACTACTGTCAGTAGTGCAGTTGAAACGTCCAGTTCTTCAGAGGAATCGCAGCCATCAATCGAGGAATTTTCTGGTGGTTGGGGGATTTCGCAAATAGAAAACATCTTTTTTATAAATGCTGACATGTCCATATCAACTATTGCTTTAGATGGTACTGTAGCAACTATTCCTATGGAGAACCTTTCCTTATATTACACTGAGGATGGAAGAAGTGCCCTCTCCTATGTTGAAAACGACGTTCAAAAAGAATGGATCAAAACAGCAGAGGGTACTCTAACAAGCAGAGATCAGATTTTTCAATCACTCGGAGATTTGACAATCGAACAATATCTCAATGGGAATTAA
- a CDS encoding GNAT family N-acetyltransferase, giving the protein MKTEQLRKEDILQYKILIDACFGNSNPIDSYNRYEENSPYTIWVVKDKGVIVGSITQYSIDLFTFSFQPCLMLFNVAVKKEYRKQKIAQTLLEKIIEKGRDDGYRSINLTCLDDAFPAHYLYEHVGFKRTNSLKYSLEL; this is encoded by the coding sequence ATGAAAACTGAACAACTAAGAAAAGAAGATATCCTACAATACAAAATCCTAATTGATGCGTGTTTTGGAAACAGTAACCCAATAGATTCGTATAATCGGTATGAAGAAAATTCCCCCTATACCATTTGGGTTGTAAAAGATAAGGGAGTTATCGTTGGCAGTATTACTCAATATTCCATCGACCTGTTTACTTTTTCATTTCAACCATGCTTAATGCTGTTTAATGTTGCTGTAAAAAAGGAATACAGAAAGCAGAAAATTGCCCAAACACTTCTAGAAAAAATAATCGAAAAAGGGCGTGATGATGGCTATCGTTCTATCAACCTGACCTGCTTAGATGATGCCTTCCCTGCTCATTACTTATATGAGCACGTAGGATTTAAGCGCACTAACAGTCTAAAATACTCACTCGAGCTGTAA
- a CDS encoding lytic exoenzyme target recognition domain-containing protein, producing the protein MYRYSGSGEANINGGETNTNVLPNIPNTKGNKVYRVDDLQFVNGIWQVCCNNLVPVEFDWTDNGIACGDITLTDAKGNITANQITSKGSYFIIPEINVNNVGETQKGSGNYYWLPVQFRNGGRVWLSAWDKKHLIYG; encoded by the coding sequence ATTTATAGGTACAGTGGTAGTGGGGAAGCAAATATAAACGGCGGAGAAACGAACACAAATGTACTTCCTAATATACCTAATACGAAAGGAAACAAAGTTTATCGTGTAGATGATCTGCAATTCGTCAATGGCATTTGGCAAGTTTGCTGTAATAACCTTGTGCCGGTAGAGTTTGACTGGACTGATAACGGTATTGCTTGTGGTGATATCACTTTAACTGATGCAAAAGGAAATATTACTGCTAACCAGATTACTTCAAAAGGTAGCTACTTCATTATTCCAGAAATCAATGTGAACAACGTTGGAGAAACTCAAAAGGGCAGTGGCAACTACTATTGGTTGCCGGTACAGTTTAGAAACGGCGGCCGTGTGTGGCTCAGTGCCTGGGATAAGAAGCATTTAATTTATGGATAA